The following coding sequences are from one Hypanus sabinus isolate sHypSab1 unplaced genomic scaffold, sHypSab1.hap1 scaffold_306, whole genome shotgun sequence window:
- the LOC132388371 gene encoding zinc finger protein 239-like, giving the protein MAHQRVHTREWPFTCSDSGKGFTRSSDVMAHQRVHTGERPFICSDCGKGFISPSKLKIHQRVHTGERPFTCSDCGKGFTQSSYLLVHQSVHTGERAFTCSECGKGFTQSSTLMAHQRVHSGERLFTCSDCGRGFTRSYKLKVHQRVHTGERPFTCSDCGKGFTQSSLLKLHQRVHTGERPFSCSDCGKGFTCSSQLKVHQRVHTGERPFTCSVCGKGFTLSPHLLRHQLVHTGE; this is encoded by the coding sequence atggctcaccagcgagttcacaccagggagtggccgttcacctgctcagactctgggaagggattcactcggtcatctgacgtaatggctcaccagcgagttcacactggggagaggccgttcatctgctcagactgtgggaagggattcatttcgccatctaaactgaagatacatcagagagttcacactggagagaggccattcacctgctcagattgtgggaagggattcactcagtcatcctacctactggtacaccagtcagttcacactggggaaagggcgttcacttgctcagagtgtgggaaaggatttactcaatcatccaccctaatggctcaccagcgagttcatagTGGGGagcggctgttcacctgctcggactgtgggagggggttcACTCGGTCatataaactgaaggtacatcagcgagttcacactggagagaggccattcacctgctcggactgtgggaagggattcactcagtcatctctactgaagttacatcagcgagttcacactggggagcggccgttctcctgctcagactgtgggaagggattcacttgctcatctcaactgaaggtacatcagcgagttcatactggggagaggccgttcacctgttcagtctgtgggaagggattcactttgtcacctcacctactgagacaccagttagttcatactggggagtag